CGCCTCCGCAGCCTCCACATCCAGGGTTACTCGCAGATACCAAGTCGAGTCGGCGTTGGGCATGACGTCTCCTTGCTGagtgccaggctcctcctgctcGCCCCTCACCCACGTCACCCACACGGGTTTTGGGTAGAACCCTGAGACGTGGCAGACCAGCCGCAGGCGGCCAGGCCGGGGAGGGgggccactggacagccaggccTCTGGCTTCACTGTATTCAACACGAGAATGAGGGATCTTAAAGTGAGACTCCGCATCAGAGGCTCTGGACTTCAAAGCAGGCTCATCAGTCCTACATTTCTACCTCTCGAGATGAATACCCACCATTTCTTTCCACTTGTATTAGCTTCTCCAGGAAAGCCTTCCCGGATCCCCATTCCCTTCCCTGATCCATTCTCCTGTAAATGCCCCTACTCTCTACTCGCAAAGCACCCTGTGTTCAGCTGTAACATATGTAGCATGTTTCtaagtggtagtcactcagtcatgcccaagtcttcgcaaccccatggactgtagcccaccaggctcctctgtctacgggatttttcaggcaagagtgctggagggggttgccatttccttctccagggcatcgtcacaacccagggatcaaacctaatgCAGATTTTCTGCACTGTGGGCAaactgtaccatctgagccaccaggacactGCTTTAACTGTTCAGctgccttctcctctccctcctcaagTACAGATCCTGATTGATCCCCAGGGTTTCTTTATTTCAATTCATGGAACCCAAAAAGTACCTAGTTAATGTCTGTGGAATGCTTAAATACCCTGATACCTTatccatctcctcctcttcctgtgaTGCTTAAAGGGGTGTGAACCCTGGAATGAAAACTCCAGATGGAGCCCCAGAGTGGAGTGGAGGGCAAGAGGTGACAAAAGCAGGCTGACCTTGCCTCTCCAGCTCGGACTTCCCCGTCTGCAAGAGGCCTCTGACCAATTCGGGCCAGACGTCATGGAGGAGCCAGTGCGCTGTTTCCTTGGTCCCTTGGTCCCGATTGAGCACCTTGCAGAACTCCTGGAGCCAAGGCGGGGCATCTGGGGCTGGCACCCAAGACATTCCTTGGAAACTCAGGACATCCTTTCCTTGAGATGCTGCACGTAAGTAGCTTTTGGAGGTGTTCCTCGGAAGTAACTCACATCCTAAAGATATCTGGATCTCAAGAGGATCTGAGGAGGGGAATGGAAAGAGATCAATGAACAGCTTAAAAGACTGAAAGGAGTTGAAGAACTTGGTGTGAGGGTTATACTGGGGACCCCAAAGTTCATGTAAATGGGAATGGGTGACCTGCAGCAGAATGAACAAGGGGTATTTTGAGGACTCAAGCTGGGACCTCTCAGGCAGAAGTGGGACtcaaaagggagagaggagacaaTCACGGGGGGCCAGAACCTCCCGGTTGGGCTTCAGCATCCACTGTCTCCCCCTGGGCAGCTGTCCACGATCCCATCCCTCAGCTCACAGTCGCTGGGCAGAATTTTGACGAATTGCCAGACGTCCCTGGTGAAGCTCCTGCGATAAACCTGAAACGTATGCTGCAGCTGCTCCCACTGCTGCTCGCTGAATGTGCTCTGAGACCAAGGCTTCAGGAGGCCGAcggtgtccgactcattgcgccAAGTATAGAGCTGCATCTCCCCCAGCCACCCGAGGCCGTCCGTGCGCGTCCAGCTGCGGTTGGCAAAGGAGGAGATCTGGAGGCCGCGGAAGGAGTAAGACGTTTGCGGCTCTGGAGACAATACAGATCGGAGGAACCGGGGGCACGGGAGGGAGAGCacagaagggagaaggaagagcaacagaaacaaacaaacagctaGGTTTGGGAAGAAAGGGTGATGTCTGCTGGCTCTGAATCGAGCTCGGTCTCCAGGGGCCAAGCAGCTGGAGGCAGGGGGTAGCAGGTTCTCGGGCTGGTGGGTCAAGCTCCCGGCTTCCCGAGGTGTATCAGTCTGCGCCCGCCCGCCGCGAGCGTCGGCCGCTTTCCCCGCTCGCCTCCCTCTCGCCGCCCTCTGCCCGGGAGCCCCGGTTCCACTCATCCTCAAAACTCCTCCAAAtctggggaagcccccagaagAACAGAAACAGCAAGCACCCCGCTTCCTAGCTCTGCTCTGGGAGCTCgaatctccctccccacccccgcccggtCCTTCCCCAACGCCCGCCCACACACCCCTGGTTTCCGGGGCTGCCAAAAGCCTGAACTTGACCCTGTGGCTGGCCAATTCTTAAGTCTGGAGGTAGGCAGGACTCCGGTTCTGGCTCTCAGGGGACTTGCTTCCAACCTCCTCCTGTCCAGGGATCCCTTTTTCATCTGCCAGATGGTCCCTCTCATTAGATATCTGAGCTGCAAAGAGCCCTGGTCACAGCCACTCACTTAAGTATGTTTCTCACAACCGGCTTCTCTAAATCTCTTTTTCCAACTTAGAGTTACAGATAGTATGTGGAAAACACTTTACAACTgctatttaagttttaaaaacaggACATAAAGTTGTATCTGTGGTATGACATCtaccatgttttttaaaacaaagtttttgAGTGGAAGGCAAGCAATGGATGTCTCTAGGCAAAGAGATTATGGAAGATTTTAATTTGTTTGACATTTTTGGTTTTCCAAAATGTCTAGGAGTGCAGACATCACcttaatgataaaataataagggacttctctggtggtccagtggttaagaatccaccttgcaatgcaggggtgttggttggatccctggtcagggtgaTCTCAGGGATCTCAGCCTGCAACAGCTCCCAGAAGGGCTggggttcccagccagagactgaggtTGGGTTGCAGTGGTGAGAACACCAGAGCCTAGCCAGTAGACCAGTGGTCAGGGACAAGGGCCCTGGCCTTCAGCTTTGCAggaaagaattcccacaaagaaagaaagtagtGGAGCAAGTAAGGTATTTATTGAGAGGAAAGCAGGACAGTACAAGAGGGAGAGGATGACTCAATGAGAGGGTCTCTGAGTCGCACCCTCCTGACAGTTTGAATTACTTTGATAGTAAAGGgcatttcttccagttttcctttggccaatcaatTTAATTTGCCTGTTTCACAGTCCATTTTTGGTATATTTCAAGATCCTTCCATTTGTGCACATGCATcgcttagccaagatggattttacTGAAAAGGCATCTGAGTAGAACATCCCTTGACATAACTCTCCTTtggcctccaaggagccttttctgCACATGTATGGTctgggaggtctcctgactttgagaAATACGtgctctgggcagggcccagcatTCTCTCTTAATTATCCTGCTGTTGGGGAAGTTTAATAAATAGTCTTAGttagggtgtatattgtcacccagattatttaacttatatgcagagtacaccatgcaaaattttggactggatgaagcacaagctggaatcaagattgccaagagaaatatcaataacctcatatatacaGGTGACACCACACTTCTgacaaaagagaagaagaactgaatagactcttgatgcaagtgaaagaggagagtgaaaagttggcttcgacactcagaaaactaacgtcatggcatctggtcccatcacttcagagcaaatagatggggaaacagtggaaacagtgacagactttattttggggagctacaaaatcattgcagatggtgactggagtcatgaaataatttttccttgcaagaaaagctatgaccaacctagacagcatattaaaaagcagagacattactttgccaacaaaggtctgtctagtcaaacctatggtttatccagtgatcatgtatggatgtgagagttggattataaagaaaactgagcatggaagaattgatgcttttgcactctggtgttggagaagactcttgagagtcccttggactgtaaggagaaccaaccagtccatcctaaaggaaatcagtcctgaatattttttggaaggattgatgctgaaggtgaaactccaatcctttggccacctgatgcgaagaactgactcatgtgaaaagcccctgatgctgggaaagattgaaggtgggaggagacggaGACAAcataggatgaaatggttggatggcatcaccaactcaatggacatgggtttgggcagatgccaggagttggtgatggattgggagacctggcatgctgcggttcatggggttgcaaagagttggacatgactgagcaactgaactgaactgaactgaaatttggtgaactaaataggaaagaaatccaaaaaaggggggatatgtgtgtatctatagctgattcacttcactgtacattAAAGACCAGCAaagcattgtaaaacaactatattgtaataaatttttttaaataaacttaaaatactAAATGTCAAAAAATAACGATAATAGGTTTATgtttcttcaaaaagaaaaaaataaactttgggaCTTCcatggcggtccagtggttaagactcagtgcttcaaATTcaaggggctcaggtttgattcTCTAGACCAGATGTCATGGACTAGAATTCCAAATGCCATGCACCGAGGccaaaaaataactaaatgttaGGACAACAAAGAACAGGAAGGGAGAAGTGAAAATATCTTGTGCATAGTCCTTAAAACATATATGAAGggcacacatgcatgctcagtcgtgtccaactctgcgaccctatccattatagcccacaagactcctcttctcatggaatttcccaggcaagaatactggagtgggctgccatttcttactccagggaatcttctcaaccgagggatggaacccatatctcccacatctcctgcattgagaacagattctttaccactgagccacctgggaactgcATAAGGGAAGTAACATAATATTACTTAAAGGTACCCAGCAATACATTGAAAACAATTGAAAATCCTAGGGAAAtacctttaaaaagttttaaaaagaggcaTCCCTGTAAGGCACTAGTGGATAAAATACAGAatcctaaaaagaaaaatctacagaTGCaacaagtgaaaggcaaaggagaaagggaaagttatgcccaactaaatgcagagttccaaggatagcaaggagaggtaagaaagtcttcctgagtgaacaatgcaaagaaatagaggagaacaatagaaggGGTAAGACTAACAATTTCTTCAAGAAActtggagatatcaaaggaacatttcatgcaaggatgggcgtGATACAGCaaagaaatggtaaggacctaacagaagcagaagggagtcagaagaggtggcaagaacacacagaagaactacacaaaaatgtttcttaatgacccagataatgatgatggtgtggtcactcacctagagtcagatatcctggagtgtgaagtcaactgggccttaggaaccattactatgaacaaaaccaGTGGAGGTGaaagaattccagctgagctatttcaaatcctaaaagatgacactgttaaagtgttgcactcaatatgtcagccaatttggaaaactcagtagtgctcacaggactggaaaaggtcagttttcatcccaaccccaaagaagggcaatgacaaagaatattcaaactactgtacaactgctttcatttcacatgctattaggtcatgctcaaaacccttcaagctaggtttcaacagcacaaaaactgagaacttccagatgtttaagctagaTTTAGacaagtcagaggaaccagagatcaaatggccaacattcaTTGAATCATAGAGAGaccaagggaattccaaaaaaacacctccttctgcttcactgactatgataaagcctttgactgtgtggatcacagtaaattgtggaaaatcctgaaagaggtgATAATACCAGACGacttaacctgcctcctgagaaacatgtatgagggtcaagaagcaacagttagaactggacatgaaacaattgactggtttcaaattgggaaaggagtacatcaaggctgtacgttgtcaccctacttatttaacatctatgcaaAGCACATGGGAAATGCtgagttggatgaatcacaagctggaatcaagactgctgagagaaatatcaacaacctcagacatgcagaagatagcactctaatggcagaaaacataaAGACACTcaagagcctgttgatgagagtgaaagacgagagttaaaaagctggcttaaaactcaagattcaaaacacgaggatcatggcatctggtcccatcacttcacggcaaatagaaggggaaaaagtggaaacagtggcagattttatttccttgggttccaaaatcactctggatggtgactgtagccacaaaattaaaagacacttgctccttggaagaaaagctgtgacaaacataaacagcatgctaaaaagcagagatatcacgttgccaacaaaggtctgcctagtcaaagctatggttttcccagaaatcatgtatggatgtgagagttgaaccataaagaaggctgagtgccaaagaattgatgctttggaattgcggtgctggagaagactgttgagagtcctttggaatgCAAGAAGATCAAAACAATCAATCCTGAAttatcctgaaggaaattaatcctgaactaaactgaattggaagatctgatgctgaaactaaagccccaatactctggccatgtgaagtgaagagctgacttattggggaagaccttgatgctgggaaagattgaggtcaggaggagaaagaggcaacagaggatgagacagtagGATAGCATCAgctgatttaatggacatgagtttgaccaaactctgggagacagtgaaagccagggaagtctggcatgccacagtccacggggtctcaaagagctggacatgacataGTGAATGAATAACAACCACAGatgggacaaatagaaaacaaatggccTGAAACTAGACTCAACCCATGTCAAAAATGTAATCATTACCTTTAAATGGTCAAGACACTCTAGTCAACAAGCAGAAATTGTGATAATGAATTAAAATGCAAAACCCAACTATTTGCTACACACAGAAAACATACTTTAAGAATAAAGACACATGTAGGTTGAAAACAGAAACTGGAAGAAGACATACCAAGTAAACTCTAGTAATAAAAAAGTAAGAGTGACCATTTTAATGTCAGACAAAGTAGAATTCAGGATAAGGAATATCAGCAATCAAAGAGGCATTTAATAATAGTAAAAGTGTCAATCATGAGAATTCCCAGGAGATCTAGCAGTTAAGACCCAGTGCTGTCACAGCTAAGgtttggattcaatccctggtcagaaaactaagatcctgcaagctgcttggccaaaaaaaaaaaaaagtcaactcatCAAGAAAACAATCTTAAATGTGTCTGCACCTAATAATAGAATTTCAAAATCCATAATCAAAAGTGTACAGAAATGCAGGGGAAATAGATAAATCCCTAATTATAGTTGGAGatttcactgcagatggtgaccacagccatgaaattaaaagacgcttgctccttggaaaaaaagctatgaccaacctagacagcaattgaaaaagcagagacattacttggccaacaaaggtccatatagtcaaagctatgtttcttcctgtagttatgtatgaatatgagagttggaccataaagaaggctgggtgtcaaagaattgaagcttttgaactgtggtattagagaagactcttgagagtccgttcgactacaaggaggtcaaaccaatcaatcctgaatattcattggaagaacagatgctgaagctgaaactccaagactttggccacatgatgtgaagaggtgactcactggaaaagaccctgggaaacatagaaggcaggaggagaagaggatgacagagaatgagatggctggatggtataactgactcaatggacatgagtttgagcaagctctgggaaatggtgaaggacagggaagcctggcgtgctgcagtccatgaggttgcaaagagtcagacaaaactgagcgactgaacaacaacaatctcagTAACAGATCagatagaaagttaaaaaaaataaataaatctagaaGATTTGAAGAACAATATCGACTAACAACctaactgacatttatagaacagtCCATGCAACAACAGCAgactacacattcttctcaaatgcCCATACAACATTCACCAAGATCGACACATACTGGGCCTAAAAAAAGTCTCAGCTGACTTGAAAGGATTGACATCACGTGGAGTGTGTTTTCTGACCAAAGGGaatcaaatgaaaaaattaataactaaaaGGCACATGGAAAacctccaaatatttggaaattaaacaacacacttttaAATAACCAATGGGTCAAAAAGTTAAATACGCTTACCATTCAACTCAGCAAGTCCATTCTTATGTATttacccaaaataaataaaaacctaagTCCACAAAAAGACATACACATCGGATCACAGCAGTCTTATTCCTAAGAATCCCAAAATTTTCATCAGTAGGTCAATGGATGGTCATGGTATGTTCAGACAAGAAAATACTGTACTacataaaactgaaaatggaatTTACTACTGATACAAGCAATGATAGGGATGATTTGCAAAACAATAAGCACAATTCCATTGATATGAATTTCTCAGGTTGGTGAAACAAATctctagagacagaaagcagagcagTGGTTGCATGAGACCAAGGGTCTGAGGTACTGTTAACAAAGCGACAAGAAGGATTTTTGGAGGGCTGGAAAGTTTCTATgtgttttgggaagatggaaaggTGTACAAAGGTCATGTATAAACTGGAGAGTGAAGACAAGGGAGTTGTTACTG
This portion of the Cervus canadensis isolate Bull #8, Minnesota chromosome 2, ASM1932006v1, whole genome shotgun sequence genome encodes:
- the LOC122431258 gene encoding antigen-presenting glycoprotein CD1d-like, producing MSGTGAPGQRAARGRRAGKAADARGGRAQTDTPREAGSLTHQPENLLPPASSCLAPGDRARFRASRHHPFFPNLAVCLFLLLFLLPSVLSLPCPRFLRSVLSPEPQTSYSFRGLQISSFANRSWTRTDGLGWLGEMQLYTWRNESDTVGLLKPWSQSTFSEQQWEQLQHTFQVYRRSFTRDVWQFVKILPSDYPLEIQISLGCELLPRNTSKSYLRAASQGKDVLSFQGMSWVPAPDAPPWLQEFCKVLNRDQGTKETAHWLLHDVWPELVRGLLQTGKSELERQVKPEAWLSSGPPPRPGRLRLVCHVSGFYPKPVWVTWVRGEQEEPGTQQGDVMPNADSTWYLRVTLDVEAAEAAGLSCRVKHSSLGDQDIILNWDGNRVSRGLIVVLVILVVFVLLVVGGFVFWFRKHRRYQDIP